A genomic window from Candidatus Lokiarchaeota archaeon includes:
- a CDS encoding arsenate reductase ArsC yields the protein MLKRVLFLCTGNSARSQMGEALLKSLSDEYEVMSAGTDIQSEVNPFAIKVLDEKGIQTDGLHPKKVDGFTDKSIDLVITVCDEARQTCPTFPGAKAMEHWSLEDPAAFEGTYEEMLIKFREIRDEIERRIRKYLINGDSRIFGQMKLKL from the coding sequence ATGTTGAAAAGGGTCCTTTTCTTATGCACGGGTAACTCGGCGCGAAGTCAGATGGGGGAAGCGTTACTCAAATCACTCAGTGATGAGTACGAAGTTATGAGTGCAGGGACAGATATTCAGTCTGAAGTCAATCCTTTTGCCATCAAGGTGTTAGATGAAAAGGGGATCCAGACTGATGGGCTCCACCCCAAGAAAGTTGATGGATTCACAGACAAATCGATAGATTTGGTGATAACAGTCTGCGATGAAGCAAGACAGACCTGCCCAACCTTTCCTGGAGCAAAAGCAATGGAGCACTGGTCGCTTGAGGACCCAGCAGCTTTTGAAGGAACCTATGAAGAGATGCTTATCAAGTTCAGAGAAATACGGGATGAAATAGAGAGAAGAATCCGAAAGTATCTCATAAACGGTGATTCTAGGATTTTTGGTCAAATGAAGCTCAAGTTGTAG
- a CDS encoding acyltransferase family protein yields MSVCISIISSVRAFEFEVHMSAPNSDSAKPKHGRMDWIDATRGIGVILVILVHSIIPNINPITLHVSSFVIPLFFIFSGVTHNADKHRNNIKRFLKTRAKQLLVPYFCLYGVVLLLFVPFSSVFEFPLTPSQLAFWFFYGSGPPKLTLHLWFLPVLYFGMALFVGLDYVTKNLPRLFRWMLVGALSYGAIFLKDSFEPMLVPWHLNAILLSAAFIIIGNEARHYRELDAWSFESTAFDALALAAGTSLLIVLSRMNGFVDLAVDNYGSSIWLYLATGTLGTVMVTLATNMALEASETIRRLLLRVGKHSQEVYEAHPLVFYLVAPVIMFVGMLLGWLIPVEPLGWFIRFISATAISITFTTRFIRANSTLRFIFTGRR; encoded by the coding sequence ATGTCGGTATGCATTAGCATAATAAGTAGTGTCCGTGCCTTTGAGTTTGAAGTACATATGTCGGCCCCGAATAGCGATTCTGCAAAACCAAAACACGGACGGATGGATTGGATAGATGCCACCCGCGGTATTGGTGTCATACTTGTTATCCTAGTTCACAGCATCATTCCAAACATCAATCCAATCACCTTGCACGTGAGCAGTTTCGTTATTCCACTATTCTTCATATTCTCTGGTGTGACACACAATGCCGACAAACACCGTAACAATATCAAGCGCTTTCTGAAAACACGAGCGAAACAGCTACTTGTCCCATACTTCTGCTTGTATGGCGTTGTACTTCTTTTATTCGTACCATTTTCTTCAGTTTTCGAATTCCCCCTCACGCCTTCCCAATTGGCATTCTGGTTTTTCTATGGTAGCGGCCCCCCGAAATTAACTCTGCACCTGTGGTTCTTGCCTGTGCTCTACTTCGGAATGGCTCTGTTTGTTGGTCTGGATTATGTAACGAAAAACTTGCCACGATTATTCAGATGGATGCTTGTGGGGGCATTATCGTATGGAGCAATCTTTCTGAAAGATTCCTTCGAGCCAATGCTTGTTCCATGGCATCTCAATGCGATTCTTCTTTCTGCGGCATTCATTATCATCGGTAATGAGGCGAGACACTATCGTGAGCTTGATGCCTGGTCGTTTGAATCAACCGCCTTTGACGCGCTTGCCCTTGCAGCTGGGACTTCACTGCTTATTGTCCTCTCGCGGATGAATGGATTTGTAGATTTGGCGGTGGATAACTATGGAAGCAGTATATGGTTGTACTTGGCAACAGGCACACTGGGAACAGTCATGGTAACACTTGCAACCAACATGGCCTTAGAAGCGTCTGAGACTATCCGCCGCCTTCTCTTACGGGTCGGAAAACACTCTCAGGAGGTATATGAAGCGCATCCACTGGTTTTCTATCTCGTAGCCCCTGTTATCATGTTTGTAGGAATGTTGCTCGGATGGCTCATCCCTGTTGAACCACTAGGCTGGTTCATTCGGTTCATTTCTGCAACTGCTATCTCAATTACCTTTACAACTCGCTTCATTCGAGCAAACAGCACACTCAGATTCATTTTTACAGGGCGAAGGTAA
- a CDS encoding dUTP diphosphatase, which produces MKKDADDLVTVRIKLISEDANLPQAAKPGDVAFDLHSVIETTLEPGERQAIPTGLVMEIPRGYEGQVRPRSGLALRNGLSVVNSPGTIDSGYRGEVKVIVINHGKEPFTITKGMRICQLAIRSVPRVRFEAAEELSISDRGEDGFGSTGL; this is translated from the coding sequence ATGAAAAAGGATGCAGATGATCTCGTTACAGTCCGTATCAAACTGATTTCTGAAGACGCCAATCTCCCACAAGCAGCAAAACCTGGGGACGTGGCGTTCGACCTCCATTCGGTTATCGAGACAACACTGGAACCTGGCGAACGACAAGCCATCCCAACAGGGCTTGTTATGGAGATTCCGCGTGGATACGAGGGACAGGTACGTCCACGCAGTGGACTGGCTTTGAGAAACGGGTTGAGCGTGGTCAACAGTCCGGGTACGATAGATAGTGGCTACCGGGGTGAGGTTAAGGTAATCGTCATCAATCACGGCAAGGAACCGTTTACCATCACAAAGGGTATGCGGATATGCCAGCTCGCCATCAGGTCAGTGCCCAGAGTCAGGTTCGAAGCGGCAGAGGAGCTCTCTATCTCGGATCGGGGAGAGGACGGCTTTGGCAGCACAGGACTCTAG
- a CDS encoding DNA topoisomerase I, producing the protein MESLEHNGIIVLEPPEPRGIEIEVKGKKVELNAQQEQMAIAWAKKQGTDYVEDPVFVENFMNDFSKALGHNPPLELDDVDFSPVIELVKEEKARKESMTKEEKKEAREKRKARREELKEQYGYAIVNGQKMELANYMTEPSGIFMGRGKHPLRGRWKEGASCEDITLNLSPDAEVPEGDWKTVVWKPDCIWIAKWKDKLTGKWKYIWLHDSTPIKQKREEEKFNTALKIGEKLEKFRSHINKGLQSDSAKTRMIAAACYLIDRLCLRVGDEKDPDEADTVGATTLRAEHVTFREDSIVFDFRGKDYVKWHKEIEAPKDVYKVFKELHDNAVKRIKDYEAGERKGDPKKLAQLFPAISSSHVNRFLSEVAPNISAKDFRTYHASKTVKEELAESDVEKEDPDFIKKEAVTKANLEVARIMNHTKQEPKGWDKRDERFQERLEKADERIEKAKEAVKDKRKRLKDRKATEKERLEKKKQLIKDQEDVVERRWEKVKEYRKKRDEAKERWDTARARKREIRESRRKTKRTKKERLVEAQEKIDRAKEQLEKAKKRLADARERYEKSKAILEKKKDSRKEAEEKAEERIERRKGILNRAKKRLQKAKRAKTKLEIDYELAKESRVWNLNTSLKSYIHPKIVYDWCESVDYDWRDVYTKVLQRKFDWVEETGCSDAAED; encoded by the coding sequence ATGGAATCACTTGAGCACAATGGCATAATCGTTCTCGAACCCCCAGAACCCCGCGGCATAGAAATTGAGGTGAAAGGGAAGAAGGTCGAGCTGAATGCACAACAAGAACAAATGGCAATCGCATGGGCAAAAAAACAAGGGACCGATTATGTTGAGGATCCTGTTTTTGTCGAAAATTTCATGAACGACTTTAGCAAAGCACTTGGACACAATCCGCCTTTGGAGCTCGATGATGTGGACTTTTCTCCTGTAATCGAACTCGTGAAAGAAGAAAAAGCTAGGAAAGAGTCCATGACAAAAGAAGAGAAGAAAGAAGCTCGGGAGAAACGGAAGGCTCGACGGGAAGAATTGAAAGAGCAGTACGGATATGCTATTGTAAACGGTCAGAAAATGGAACTGGCAAATTACATGACCGAACCTTCTGGTATCTTCATGGGGCGAGGAAAACATCCTTTGCGGGGGAGATGGAAGGAAGGCGCTTCCTGTGAAGACATCACCCTGAATCTGAGCCCAGATGCAGAAGTACCCGAAGGCGACTGGAAAACTGTAGTCTGGAAACCAGATTGCATCTGGATAGCGAAATGGAAGGATAAACTAACGGGGAAATGGAAGTACATCTGGTTACATGATAGCACTCCCATAAAGCAAAAGCGGGAAGAAGAGAAATTCAACACTGCTCTGAAGATAGGAGAGAAGCTTGAGAAGTTTCGTTCTCACATCAACAAAGGCCTACAGTCGGACAGTGCAAAGACTCGAATGATTGCTGCAGCATGCTATTTGATTGACCGTCTTTGCTTACGAGTTGGAGACGAAAAGGATCCTGACGAAGCCGATACCGTAGGCGCTACAACTCTTCGAGCTGAACATGTCACATTCCGCGAAGATTCTATCGTATTCGACTTCAGAGGGAAGGACTATGTCAAATGGCATAAAGAGATTGAAGCCCCCAAAGATGTCTACAAGGTATTCAAGGAACTCCATGATAATGCCGTCAAACGAATCAAGGACTATGAAGCGGGAGAGCGAAAAGGCGATCCGAAGAAACTCGCTCAGCTATTTCCTGCTATAAGCAGCAGTCATGTCAATCGGTTCTTGAGTGAGGTTGCACCCAACATCTCTGCAAAGGATTTCAGGACCTACCATGCTTCTAAGACCGTCAAAGAAGAGCTTGCAGAAAGCGATGTTGAGAAGGAAGATCCTGATTTTATCAAAAAAGAAGCAGTTACGAAGGCGAACCTAGAAGTCGCTAGAATCATGAACCATACAAAACAGGAGCCCAAAGGATGGGACAAGCGGGATGAACGCTTCCAGGAACGTCTTGAGAAGGCAGATGAGCGTATAGAGAAAGCAAAAGAAGCTGTCAAAGACAAAAGGAAACGGTTGAAAGACCGCAAGGCAACAGAGAAGGAGCGACTCGAAAAGAAGAAGCAGCTCATCAAGGACCAAGAGGATGTTGTAGAGCGGCGGTGGGAAAAGGTCAAAGAATATCGGAAGAAGCGAGATGAGGCCAAAGAACGTTGGGATACCGCTAGAGCACGGAAACGCGAAATCCGAGAGAGTCGTCGAAAAACCAAACGAACCAAAAAAGAACGATTGGTTGAGGCTCAGGAGAAAATCGACCGGGCCAAAGAACAGCTTGAGAAGGCAAAGAAGCGGTTAGCCGATGCAAGGGAAAGATATGAGAAAAGCAAAGCAATCCTAGAGAAGAAAAAGGATTCCCGAAAAGAGGCCGAAGAAAAGGCAGAGGAACGCATCGAGCGAAGGAAAGGGATTCTCAATCGTGCTAAGAAACGCCTTCAAAAGGCTAAAAGAGCAAAGACCAAACTCGAAATTGACTATGAACTTGCCAAAGAATCACGCGTATGGAACCTGAATACATCTCTCAAATCATACATTCATCCCAAAATTGTGTACGACTGGTGTGAATCTGTTGATTATGACTGGCGAGACGTTTATACCAAAGTCCTGCAAAGAAAATTCGACTGGGTGGAAGAGACGGGCTGTTCAGACGCTGCAGAGGACTGA